CCAAAATTAGAAGTTGTCGCAATTTCAGGAAGTCTTCCAAAAGGGGTTCCTGTAGACTATTATTCTCAAATGATTGCGATTTGCAAGCAACATCAGGTTCCTATTGTTTTGGATTGTTCAGGTCAGGCTTTGTTGGAAGTGTTAAACGGTGCAGCTAAACCAACTGTCATCAAGCCCAATACAGAAGAATTATCTCAAATTATGGAACGGGAGATTACAAATGATGTTGCTGTTTTAAAGTATGCTTTGGCTAGCCCCATCTTTTCAGGAATTGATTGGATTATTGTCTCACTTGGTTCTCAAGGTTCTTTTGCCAAGCATGGTCAAACATTTTATAAGGTCACTATTCCTAAAATAGCAGTCGTTAATCCAGTTGGTTCAGGGGATTCAACGGTAGCTGGAATTACATCGGCTCTTGCTGCAGGAGCAAGTGATGAGAAATTGCTCAAAAAAGCGAATACACTTGGTATGCTCAATGCTCAGGAAAAATTAACTGGACACGTTAACTTAGAAAATTATGATAATTTA
This region of Streptococcus mutans genomic DNA includes:
- the lacC gene encoding tagatose-6-phosphate kinase, encoding MMLTVTMNPSIDIAYQLDDLKVDTVNRVIETHKTPGGKGLNVTRVLSQLGDDVLASGLLGGKLGEFLEAELDKSAIKHSFYKISAETRNCIAILHGGYQTEILEQGPYVSAKESKGFLEFFEKLLPKLEVVAISGSLPKGVPVDYYSQMIAICKQHQVPIVLDCSGQALLEVLNGAAKPTVIKPNTEELSQIMEREITNDVAVLKYALASPIFSGIDWIIVSLGSQGSFAKHGQTFYKVTIPKIAVVNPVGSGDSTVAGITSALAAGASDEKLLKKANTLGMLNAQEKLTGHVNLENYDNLYQQIEVAEV